In one window of Syngnathus typhle isolate RoL2023-S1 ecotype Sweden linkage group LG7, RoL_Styp_1.0, whole genome shotgun sequence DNA:
- the ano5a gene encoding anoctamin-5 isoform X3 — MNRGRSGVDNLIEMSPTDSYHDDINGYHGGPGSRHRESAFWKKRALFFKFRSRIERQQQSKDSVFFRDGVRRIDFVLAYTEENASKQGRKRELFEANLQKAGLQLETEHKSESEDGNTYFVKIHAPWEVLATYADVLKIKVPFKASDIPKKKTIKCLADSFRLPDHIMNPEPDYFTATFNKDKSDFFLIEDRETFFNPSTRNRIVYYILSRCLYVDNESIDKDKKGIKRLLNNGTYTAAFPLHDCRYWTRSKDASCESERYSLYQYWAKLSCFFKEQPLDLIRKYYGERIGLYFAWLGFYTEMLFVAAIVGTLCFVYGLSTYKDNQWSKEICSEEIGGNIIMCPLCDKKCSYWKLNITCNASWQSNLFDNGGTLVFAVFMGIWVTLFLELWKRRQARLAYEWDLVDFEEEQQRLQMRPEYESKCTSRKLNPVTQETEFVLERTATDLVGKLFLCWVTVLFWISLTISCIIGVIAYRLAVYAAFASFMKENAHLNKMGSAITPQLATSVTGSCINFVTIVILNVMYERVAIWITELEIPKTHVEYENKLTVKMFLFQFVNYYSSCFYVAFFKGKFIGYPGGYSYMFGQTTKLRNEECDPGGCLIELTTQLVIVMTGRQVWGNIQESLVPWLMNWWRGRKNRCQPESLYTRWEQDYNLLMFGQLELFYEYLEMVIQFGFITLFVASFPLAPLLALFNNIIEVRVDAWKLTTQFRRPVASKTHSIGAWEEILSGVAILSVVTNAFIVAYTSEMIPRLVYMYAYEPGFTMKGYINNSLSVFKIEDMPLDSRPEDDEIPPWFNSSITTCRYPDYRYPPGHVDQYTLTLQYWHIFAAKLLFIIVMEHVVFFVKFFLAWMIPDVPADVKDRIKRERYLVQEYLHKYEVEKLANRIGANLDDCTCDEMDDSALPRHQGFSENHYHREDGSHSAKRYGGDV, encoded by the exons aTGATATAAATGGCTACCACGGCGGCCCAGGATCTCGACATCGAGAATCAGCG TTCTGGAAAAAGCGGGCGCTGTTCTTCAAGTTTCGTTCGAGG ATCGAGAGACAGCAGCAGAGCAAAGACTCTGTGTTCTTCCGCGATGGAGTGCGCAGGATTGATTTCGTCCTGGCCTACACTGAGGAAAATGCGAGCAAACAG ggaagaaaaagagAGCTCTTCGAGGCCAACCTACAGAAAGCCGGCTTGCAGCTGGAGACGGAACATAAATCT GAATCCGAAGATGGAAATACCTATTTTGTGAAGATCCACGCTCCGTGGGAAGTGTTGGCCACCTACGCAGATGTGCTGAAGATCAAGGTCCCCTTCAAGGCTAGTGACATACCAAAGAAAAAGACCATCAAATGCCTGGCCGACTCTTTTCGTCTTCCGGATCACATCATGAATCCCGAACCGGATTATTTCACCGCTACCTTCAACAAGGATAAATCTGACTTTTTCCTCATCGAGGACAGAGAGACGTTTTTTAACCCTTCCACTCGCAACAGGATA GTCTACTATATCCTCTCCCGATGTCTATATGTGGACAATGAAAGCATAGATAAAGACAAAAAGGGAATCAAGAGGTTGCTCAACAACGGAACCTACACAGCCGCGTTTCCTCTGCACGAT TGCAGATACTGGACAAGATCTAAAGATGCTAGTTGTGAAAGTGAAAGATACAGTCTCTACCAATACTGGGCCAAACTCTCGTGTTTCTTCAAAGAGCAACCCCTCGACCTCATACG CAAGTATTACGGGGAGAGGATTGGACTATATTTTGCCTGGCTTGGCTTCTACACTGAGATGTTGTTTGTTGCCGCCATCGTAGGAACACTTTGTTTTGTGTACGGATTGTCCACATACAAAGATAATCAGTGGAG TAAGGAAATCTGCAGTGAAGAAATCGGAGGCAATATTATCATGTGTCCGCTCTGTGACAAGAAATGTAGCTACTGGAAACTCAACATAACATGCAACGCTTCATGG caaTCAAATCTATTTGACAACGGGGGAACTTTGGTGTTTGCTGTTTTCATGGGGATTTGGG TCACATTATTCCTGGAGCTCTGGAAGAGGCGTCAGGCCCGTCTGGCGTACGAGTGGGATCTGGTGGACTTTGAGGAGGAGCAACAACGACTGCAGATGCGGCCCGAGTACGAGAGCAAATGCACCAGCCGCAAGCTGAATCCCGTCACTCAG GAAACAGAGTTTGTTCTCGAGAGGACTGCAACTGACCTAGTGGGGAAATTATTTCTTTGCTGGGTCACCGTGTTATTCTGG ATCTCTCTGACTATTTCATGCATCATTGGTGTGATCGCCTACCGCCTGGCGGTATACGCCGCCTTCGCCAGCTTCATGAAGGAAAACGCTCACCTGAACAAGATGGGCTCGGCTATCACCCCGCAGCTGGCCACGTCTGTCACGGGCTCCTGCATCAACTTTGTCACCATCGTCATCCTAAACGTCATGTATGAACGAGTGGCTATTTGGATAACTGAGCTCG AAATTCCCAAGACCCACGTGGAATATGAAAACAAGCTGACAGTCAAGATGTTCCTTTTCCAATTTGTCAACTATTATTCCTCCTGCTTCTACGTGGCTTTCTTTAAGGGCAAATTCATCGGCTATCCTGGAGGTTATTCATACATGTTTGGCCAGACGACCAAACTCAGGAACGAAGAG TGTGACCCCGGCGGCTGTTTGATTGAGTTAACTACCCAGCTGGTTATCGTGATGACTGGTAGGCAAGTGTGGGGCAACATCCAGGAGTCTCTGGTCCC GTGGTTAATGAACTGGTGGCGCGGCAGAAAAAATCGTTGCCAACCGGAGAGTCTGTACACCCGCTGGGAGCAAGACTACAACTTGCTGATGTTTGGGCAGCTGGAACTCTTCTACGAGTATCTGGAAATGG TGATCCAGTTTGGTTTCATCACTCTGTTTGTGGCCTCCTTCCCATTGGCTCCCCTGCTGGCACTCTTCAACAACATCATTGAGGTTCGAGTCGATGCCTGGAAACTCACCACTCAGTTCAGACGTCCTGTGGCATCCAAAACTCACAGCATCGGCGCCTGGGAGGAAATCCTGAGTGGGGTCGCTATCCTTTCTGTTGTTACCAAT GCATTCATTGTGGCCTACACGTCTGAAATGATCCCCCGACTGGTGTATATGTATGCTTACGAGCCAGGATTTACGATGAAAGGCTACATCAACAACAGCCTGTCTGTGTTCAAAATTGAAGACATGCCACTGGACAGCAGGCCAGAAGACGACGAGATTCCGCCCTGGTTTAACAGCTCCATTACAacctgcag GTACCCTGACTACCGCTACCCTCCTGGCCATGTGGATCAGTACACCCTCACATTGCAGTATTGGCATATTTTTGCTGCCAAGCTGCTCTTCATTATCGTCATGGAG CACGtcgttttttttgtcaagttcTTTTTGGCTTGGATGATTCCTGACGTTCCGGCCGACGTGAAGGATCGCATAAAGAGAGAGCGCTACCTGGTCCAAGAGTACTTGCACAAGTACGAAGTGGAGAAGCTGGCGAACCGAATCGGCGCAAACCTGGACGATTGTACCTGTGATGAAATGGATGATTCAGCTTTGCCTAGGCATCAGGGATTTTCTGAGAATCATTATCACAGAGAAGATGGTTCTCATTCAGCAAAACGTTATGGCGGCGATgtgtag
- the ano5a gene encoding anoctamin-5 isoform X2: protein MNRGRSGVDNLIEMSPTDSYHDDINGYHGGPGSRHRESACHDVCVETCESLNTSMATLVSSDHSDEEQMDAHTLEPISSLTGFWKKRALFFKFRSRIERQQQSKDSVFFRDGVRRIDFVLAYTEENASKQGRKRELFEANLQKAGLQLETEHKSESEDGNTYFVKIHAPWEVLATYADVLKIKVPFKASDIPKKKTIKCLADSFRLPDHIMNPEPDYFTATFNKDKSDFFLIEDRETFFNPSTRNRIVYYILSRCLYVDNESIDKDKKGIKRLLNNGTYTAAFPLHDCRYWTRSKDASCESERYSLYQYWAKLSCFFKEQPLDLIRKYYGERIGLYFAWLGFYTEMLFVAAIVGTLCFVYGLSTYKDNQWSKEICSEEIGGNIIMCPLCDKKCSYWKLNITCNASWQSNLFDNGGTLVFAVFMGIWVTLFLELWKRRQARLAYEWDLVDFEEEQQRLQMRPEYESKCTSRKLNPVTQEVEPYLPVTTVTCARICLSGATVLLWISLTISCIIGVIAYRLAVYAAFASFMKENAHLNKMGSAITPQLATSVTGSCINFVTIVILNVMYERVAIWITELEIPKTHVEYENKLTVKMFLFQFVNYYSSCFYVAFFKGKFIGYPGGYSYMFGQTTKLRNEECDPGGCLIELTTQLVIVMTGRQVWGNIQESLVPWLMNWWRGRKNRCQPESLYTRWEQDYNLLMFGQLELFYEYLEMVIQFGFITLFVASFPLAPLLALFNNIIEVRVDAWKLTTQFRRPVASKTHSIGAWEEILSGVAILSVVTNAFIVAYTSEMIPRLVYMYAYEPGFTMKGYINNSLSVFKIEDMPLDSRPEDDEIPPWFNSSITTCRYPDYRYPPGHVDQYTLTLQYWHIFAAKLLFIIVMEHVVFFVKFFLAWMIPDVPADVKDRIKRERYLVQEYLHKYEVEKLANRIGANLDDCTCDEMDDSALPRHQGFSENHYHREDGSHSAKRYGGDV from the exons aTGATATAAATGGCTACCACGGCGGCCCAGGATCTCGACATCGAGAATCAGCG TGTCatgatgtgtgtgtggagaCCTGTGAGTCTCTCAACACCAGCATGGCTACGCTGGTCTCGTCTGACCACAGTGATGAAGAGCAGATGGACGCTCACACTTTAGAGCCCATCAGTTCTTTGACTGGG TTCTGGAAAAAGCGGGCGCTGTTCTTCAAGTTTCGTTCGAGG ATCGAGAGACAGCAGCAGAGCAAAGACTCTGTGTTCTTCCGCGATGGAGTGCGCAGGATTGATTTCGTCCTGGCCTACACTGAGGAAAATGCGAGCAAACAG ggaagaaaaagagAGCTCTTCGAGGCCAACCTACAGAAAGCCGGCTTGCAGCTGGAGACGGAACATAAATCT GAATCCGAAGATGGAAATACCTATTTTGTGAAGATCCACGCTCCGTGGGAAGTGTTGGCCACCTACGCAGATGTGCTGAAGATCAAGGTCCCCTTCAAGGCTAGTGACATACCAAAGAAAAAGACCATCAAATGCCTGGCCGACTCTTTTCGTCTTCCGGATCACATCATGAATCCCGAACCGGATTATTTCACCGCTACCTTCAACAAGGATAAATCTGACTTTTTCCTCATCGAGGACAGAGAGACGTTTTTTAACCCTTCCACTCGCAACAGGATA GTCTACTATATCCTCTCCCGATGTCTATATGTGGACAATGAAAGCATAGATAAAGACAAAAAGGGAATCAAGAGGTTGCTCAACAACGGAACCTACACAGCCGCGTTTCCTCTGCACGAT TGCAGATACTGGACAAGATCTAAAGATGCTAGTTGTGAAAGTGAAAGATACAGTCTCTACCAATACTGGGCCAAACTCTCGTGTTTCTTCAAAGAGCAACCCCTCGACCTCATACG CAAGTATTACGGGGAGAGGATTGGACTATATTTTGCCTGGCTTGGCTTCTACACTGAGATGTTGTTTGTTGCCGCCATCGTAGGAACACTTTGTTTTGTGTACGGATTGTCCACATACAAAGATAATCAGTGGAG TAAGGAAATCTGCAGTGAAGAAATCGGAGGCAATATTATCATGTGTCCGCTCTGTGACAAGAAATGTAGCTACTGGAAACTCAACATAACATGCAACGCTTCATGG caaTCAAATCTATTTGACAACGGGGGAACTTTGGTGTTTGCTGTTTTCATGGGGATTTGGG TCACATTATTCCTGGAGCTCTGGAAGAGGCGTCAGGCCCGTCTGGCGTACGAGTGGGATCTGGTGGACTTTGAGGAGGAGCAACAACGACTGCAGATGCGGCCCGAGTACGAGAGCAAATGCACCAGCCGCAAGCTGAATCCCGTCACTCAG GAAGTGGAGCCTTATTTACCCGTAACAACAGTCACGTGTGCACGCATATGTCTGTCTGGAGCCACTGTCCTGTTGTGG ATCTCTCTGACTATTTCATGCATCATTGGTGTGATCGCCTACCGCCTGGCGGTATACGCCGCCTTCGCCAGCTTCATGAAGGAAAACGCTCACCTGAACAAGATGGGCTCGGCTATCACCCCGCAGCTGGCCACGTCTGTCACGGGCTCCTGCATCAACTTTGTCACCATCGTCATCCTAAACGTCATGTATGAACGAGTGGCTATTTGGATAACTGAGCTCG AAATTCCCAAGACCCACGTGGAATATGAAAACAAGCTGACAGTCAAGATGTTCCTTTTCCAATTTGTCAACTATTATTCCTCCTGCTTCTACGTGGCTTTCTTTAAGGGCAAATTCATCGGCTATCCTGGAGGTTATTCATACATGTTTGGCCAGACGACCAAACTCAGGAACGAAGAG TGTGACCCCGGCGGCTGTTTGATTGAGTTAACTACCCAGCTGGTTATCGTGATGACTGGTAGGCAAGTGTGGGGCAACATCCAGGAGTCTCTGGTCCC GTGGTTAATGAACTGGTGGCGCGGCAGAAAAAATCGTTGCCAACCGGAGAGTCTGTACACCCGCTGGGAGCAAGACTACAACTTGCTGATGTTTGGGCAGCTGGAACTCTTCTACGAGTATCTGGAAATGG TGATCCAGTTTGGTTTCATCACTCTGTTTGTGGCCTCCTTCCCATTGGCTCCCCTGCTGGCACTCTTCAACAACATCATTGAGGTTCGAGTCGATGCCTGGAAACTCACCACTCAGTTCAGACGTCCTGTGGCATCCAAAACTCACAGCATCGGCGCCTGGGAGGAAATCCTGAGTGGGGTCGCTATCCTTTCTGTTGTTACCAAT GCATTCATTGTGGCCTACACGTCTGAAATGATCCCCCGACTGGTGTATATGTATGCTTACGAGCCAGGATTTACGATGAAAGGCTACATCAACAACAGCCTGTCTGTGTTCAAAATTGAAGACATGCCACTGGACAGCAGGCCAGAAGACGACGAGATTCCGCCCTGGTTTAACAGCTCCATTACAacctgcag GTACCCTGACTACCGCTACCCTCCTGGCCATGTGGATCAGTACACCCTCACATTGCAGTATTGGCATATTTTTGCTGCCAAGCTGCTCTTCATTATCGTCATGGAG CACGtcgttttttttgtcaagttcTTTTTGGCTTGGATGATTCCTGACGTTCCGGCCGACGTGAAGGATCGCATAAAGAGAGAGCGCTACCTGGTCCAAGAGTACTTGCACAAGTACGAAGTGGAGAAGCTGGCGAACCGAATCGGCGCAAACCTGGACGATTGTACCTGTGATGAAATGGATGATTCAGCTTTGCCTAGGCATCAGGGATTTTCTGAGAATCATTATCACAGAGAAGATGGTTCTCATTCAGCAAAACGTTATGGCGGCGATgtgtag
- the ano5a gene encoding anoctamin-5 isoform X1: MNRGRSGVDNLIEMSPTDSYHDDINGYHGGPGSRHRESACHDVCVETCESLNTSMATLVSSDHSDEEQMDAHTLEPISSLTGFWKKRALFFKFRSRIERQQQSKDSVFFRDGVRRIDFVLAYTEENASKQGRKRELFEANLQKAGLQLETEHKSESEDGNTYFVKIHAPWEVLATYADVLKIKVPFKASDIPKKKTIKCLADSFRLPDHIMNPEPDYFTATFNKDKSDFFLIEDRETFFNPSTRNRIVYYILSRCLYVDNESIDKDKKGIKRLLNNGTYTAAFPLHDCRYWTRSKDASCESERYSLYQYWAKLSCFFKEQPLDLIRKYYGERIGLYFAWLGFYTEMLFVAAIVGTLCFVYGLSTYKDNQWSKEICSEEIGGNIIMCPLCDKKCSYWKLNITCNASWQSNLFDNGGTLVFAVFMGIWVTLFLELWKRRQARLAYEWDLVDFEEEQQRLQMRPEYESKCTSRKLNPVTQETEFVLERTATDLVGKLFLCWVTVLFWISLTISCIIGVIAYRLAVYAAFASFMKENAHLNKMGSAITPQLATSVTGSCINFVTIVILNVMYERVAIWITELEIPKTHVEYENKLTVKMFLFQFVNYYSSCFYVAFFKGKFIGYPGGYSYMFGQTTKLRNEECDPGGCLIELTTQLVIVMTGRQVWGNIQESLVPWLMNWWRGRKNRCQPESLYTRWEQDYNLLMFGQLELFYEYLEMVIQFGFITLFVASFPLAPLLALFNNIIEVRVDAWKLTTQFRRPVASKTHSIGAWEEILSGVAILSVVTNAFIVAYTSEMIPRLVYMYAYEPGFTMKGYINNSLSVFKIEDMPLDSRPEDDEIPPWFNSSITTCRYPDYRYPPGHVDQYTLTLQYWHIFAAKLLFIIVMEHVVFFVKFFLAWMIPDVPADVKDRIKRERYLVQEYLHKYEVEKLANRIGANLDDCTCDEMDDSALPRHQGFSENHYHREDGSHSAKRYGGDV, translated from the exons aTGATATAAATGGCTACCACGGCGGCCCAGGATCTCGACATCGAGAATCAGCG TGTCatgatgtgtgtgtggagaCCTGTGAGTCTCTCAACACCAGCATGGCTACGCTGGTCTCGTCTGACCACAGTGATGAAGAGCAGATGGACGCTCACACTTTAGAGCCCATCAGTTCTTTGACTGGG TTCTGGAAAAAGCGGGCGCTGTTCTTCAAGTTTCGTTCGAGG ATCGAGAGACAGCAGCAGAGCAAAGACTCTGTGTTCTTCCGCGATGGAGTGCGCAGGATTGATTTCGTCCTGGCCTACACTGAGGAAAATGCGAGCAAACAG ggaagaaaaagagAGCTCTTCGAGGCCAACCTACAGAAAGCCGGCTTGCAGCTGGAGACGGAACATAAATCT GAATCCGAAGATGGAAATACCTATTTTGTGAAGATCCACGCTCCGTGGGAAGTGTTGGCCACCTACGCAGATGTGCTGAAGATCAAGGTCCCCTTCAAGGCTAGTGACATACCAAAGAAAAAGACCATCAAATGCCTGGCCGACTCTTTTCGTCTTCCGGATCACATCATGAATCCCGAACCGGATTATTTCACCGCTACCTTCAACAAGGATAAATCTGACTTTTTCCTCATCGAGGACAGAGAGACGTTTTTTAACCCTTCCACTCGCAACAGGATA GTCTACTATATCCTCTCCCGATGTCTATATGTGGACAATGAAAGCATAGATAAAGACAAAAAGGGAATCAAGAGGTTGCTCAACAACGGAACCTACACAGCCGCGTTTCCTCTGCACGAT TGCAGATACTGGACAAGATCTAAAGATGCTAGTTGTGAAAGTGAAAGATACAGTCTCTACCAATACTGGGCCAAACTCTCGTGTTTCTTCAAAGAGCAACCCCTCGACCTCATACG CAAGTATTACGGGGAGAGGATTGGACTATATTTTGCCTGGCTTGGCTTCTACACTGAGATGTTGTTTGTTGCCGCCATCGTAGGAACACTTTGTTTTGTGTACGGATTGTCCACATACAAAGATAATCAGTGGAG TAAGGAAATCTGCAGTGAAGAAATCGGAGGCAATATTATCATGTGTCCGCTCTGTGACAAGAAATGTAGCTACTGGAAACTCAACATAACATGCAACGCTTCATGG caaTCAAATCTATTTGACAACGGGGGAACTTTGGTGTTTGCTGTTTTCATGGGGATTTGGG TCACATTATTCCTGGAGCTCTGGAAGAGGCGTCAGGCCCGTCTGGCGTACGAGTGGGATCTGGTGGACTTTGAGGAGGAGCAACAACGACTGCAGATGCGGCCCGAGTACGAGAGCAAATGCACCAGCCGCAAGCTGAATCCCGTCACTCAG GAAACAGAGTTTGTTCTCGAGAGGACTGCAACTGACCTAGTGGGGAAATTATTTCTTTGCTGGGTCACCGTGTTATTCTGG ATCTCTCTGACTATTTCATGCATCATTGGTGTGATCGCCTACCGCCTGGCGGTATACGCCGCCTTCGCCAGCTTCATGAAGGAAAACGCTCACCTGAACAAGATGGGCTCGGCTATCACCCCGCAGCTGGCCACGTCTGTCACGGGCTCCTGCATCAACTTTGTCACCATCGTCATCCTAAACGTCATGTATGAACGAGTGGCTATTTGGATAACTGAGCTCG AAATTCCCAAGACCCACGTGGAATATGAAAACAAGCTGACAGTCAAGATGTTCCTTTTCCAATTTGTCAACTATTATTCCTCCTGCTTCTACGTGGCTTTCTTTAAGGGCAAATTCATCGGCTATCCTGGAGGTTATTCATACATGTTTGGCCAGACGACCAAACTCAGGAACGAAGAG TGTGACCCCGGCGGCTGTTTGATTGAGTTAACTACCCAGCTGGTTATCGTGATGACTGGTAGGCAAGTGTGGGGCAACATCCAGGAGTCTCTGGTCCC GTGGTTAATGAACTGGTGGCGCGGCAGAAAAAATCGTTGCCAACCGGAGAGTCTGTACACCCGCTGGGAGCAAGACTACAACTTGCTGATGTTTGGGCAGCTGGAACTCTTCTACGAGTATCTGGAAATGG TGATCCAGTTTGGTTTCATCACTCTGTTTGTGGCCTCCTTCCCATTGGCTCCCCTGCTGGCACTCTTCAACAACATCATTGAGGTTCGAGTCGATGCCTGGAAACTCACCACTCAGTTCAGACGTCCTGTGGCATCCAAAACTCACAGCATCGGCGCCTGGGAGGAAATCCTGAGTGGGGTCGCTATCCTTTCTGTTGTTACCAAT GCATTCATTGTGGCCTACACGTCTGAAATGATCCCCCGACTGGTGTATATGTATGCTTACGAGCCAGGATTTACGATGAAAGGCTACATCAACAACAGCCTGTCTGTGTTCAAAATTGAAGACATGCCACTGGACAGCAGGCCAGAAGACGACGAGATTCCGCCCTGGTTTAACAGCTCCATTACAacctgcag GTACCCTGACTACCGCTACCCTCCTGGCCATGTGGATCAGTACACCCTCACATTGCAGTATTGGCATATTTTTGCTGCCAAGCTGCTCTTCATTATCGTCATGGAG CACGtcgttttttttgtcaagttcTTTTTGGCTTGGATGATTCCTGACGTTCCGGCCGACGTGAAGGATCGCATAAAGAGAGAGCGCTACCTGGTCCAAGAGTACTTGCACAAGTACGAAGTGGAGAAGCTGGCGAACCGAATCGGCGCAAACCTGGACGATTGTACCTGTGATGAAATGGATGATTCAGCTTTGCCTAGGCATCAGGGATTTTCTGAGAATCATTATCACAGAGAAGATGGTTCTCATTCAGCAAAACGTTATGGCGGCGATgtgtag